One window from the genome of Eucalyptus grandis isolate ANBG69807.140 chromosome 7, ASM1654582v1, whole genome shotgun sequence encodes:
- the LOC104452887 gene encoding 2-carboxy-1,4-naphthoquinone phytyltransferase, chloroplastic, with product MARPSLGGVGQASSGLGEPCLSRQALVAKGGSGGPPLSVAGLPLIGSASAYLQSSTFPATRYFVLLVSSILVITWLNLSNDVYDFDTGADKNKRESVVNLIGSRTGTLLAAYMFLVLGLIGLTWVSLEAGHLRAMLLLACAIICGYIYQCPPFRLSYHGLGEPLCFAAFGPFATTGFYWLMGNNSSVNCLPLTGTVLCASLLVGFTTSLILFCSHFHQVEEDTAVGKISPLVRLGTEKGSSVVKVAITALYSLLLTFGLSRDLPSSCIILCLLTLPMGNRVVSFVDENHEDKRSIFMAKYHCVRLHALFGASLAAGLVIAKFVCKRYIPRLILA from the exons ATGGCTCGCCCAAGCCTCGGCGGGGTTGGTCAAgcctcgtcggggttgggcgagccttgccTTAGTCGTCAAGCCTTAGTGGCCAAGGGAGGCTCCGGAGGCCCACCTCTTTCGGTGGCCGGCTTGCCTCTA ATTGGTAGTGCATCAGCCTATCTGCAGTCAAGCACTTTCCCTGCAACGCGTTACTTTGTGCTCTTGGTTTCCTCAATTCTTGTGATCACCTGGCTAAATTTAAG CAATGATGTTTATGATTTCGATACAGGAGCAGATAAAAATAAGAGGGAATCAGTTGTGAACCTGATCGGAAG CCGAACAGGAACTCTTCTTGCAGCCTATATGTTTCTTGTTCTTGGCTTGATAGGTCTGACATGGGTGTCCCTAGAGGCAGGACATTTACGTGCAATGCTGTTACTGGCTTGTGCTATCATCTGTGGTTATATATATCAG TGTCCACCATTTCGATTAAGCTACCATGGACTTGGAGAGCCCTTGTGCTTTGCAGCATTTGGACCTTTTGCTACTACGGGCTTTTACTGGTTAATGGGCAACAACAG TAGCGTGAACTGTCTTCCCTTAACTGGGACTGTTCTGTGCGCATCTCTCCTCGTTGGCTTCACAACCTCTTTAATACTCTTCTGCAGTCATTTTCATCAG GTGGAAGAAGATACGGCAGTTGGGAAAATATCCCCTCTG GTTAGGCTTGGCACAGAGAAAGGTTCATCTGTTGTGAAAGTGGCGATCACAGCACTCTATTCTCTTCTATTAACTTTCGGTCTCAGCAGAGATCTTCCCTCTAGTTGCATT ATACTGTGCCTTCTGACCTTACCTATGGGAAACCGGGTCGTTAGCTTTGTGGACGAGAATCATGAG GACAAGCGATCAATTTTCATGGCAAAGTATCATTGCGTGAGGTTACATGCTTTGTTCGGAGCTTCATTAGCTGCTGGATTGGTGATAGCTAAATTTGTCTGCAAGAGATATATTCCAAGGTTGATCTTAGCCTAA
- the LOC104452895 gene encoding G-type lectin S-receptor-like serine/threonine-protein kinase At4g27290: MESCFPILLRSLCFMSLVLQISYASDSISAGQNITDGQTIVSPGGNFELGFFSPGSSKNRYVGVWYKKLSAGRVIWVANRENPLNDSSGVLKLTPQGVLTLLNHNNGVVWSSNVSRSAQNPIAQLLDSANFVIKEGNDNDLGDAIWQSFDHPCDSFLAGMKFGIDRAKGLDRYLTSWKSVDDPSLGDFTYRLDSSGYPQLIVRNRSVVQFRSGPWNGLRFSGFPQLSLNPVYSFGFVFNQNEIYYYFNILNSSVPSMLVLNENGIAQHFSWVDRTHDWILYSSAQTDDCDTYALCGGNGNCDIASSPKCVCLTGFMPKYPSAWEFGDWSNGCVRRTELDCLGGDKFLKYTEVKLPDTRQSWFNVSMNLQECEQTCLRNCSCTAYSNLDIRGQGSGCLLWFGDLMDIRQFNENGQDIYVRMAASEVGQIFRCCHQNHGEDLDLPMFDLTTIVNATNNFSEDNKLGEGGFGAVYKGVLRNGQEIAVKRLSENSRQGQDEFKNEVVYIAKLQHRNLVKILGCCVQVDEMMLIYEFLPNRSLDCFIFDQEKGVLLDWPRRFSIINGIASGLLYLHRDSRLRIIHRDLKAENILLDNEMNPKISDFGLARSFGGNDSEANTKRVVGTYGYISPEYAIHGLYSIKSDVFSFGVVVLEIVSGQRNRGFNHPDNHLSLLGFAWTLFRDRKPMKLVDPSITSTFNPAEVLRSIHMALLCVQQNSRDRPEMSSVVMMLGSESALPHPKQPGFFSEESVSEASSSSGGKHQQYSANEMTISDVQPQ, from the exons ATGGAGTCATGCTTTCCAATTCTTCTACGCAGCTTGTGCTTCATGTCCCTGGTGTTGCAGATAAGCTATGCATCGGACTCCATTTCAGCTGGCCAGAACATCACAGATGGCCAAACGATAGTCTCTCCTGGCGGGAACTTCGAGCTAGGATTCTTCAGCCCCGGCAGCTCCAAGAACCGGTACGTGGGCGTATGGTACAAGAAGCTATCGGCCGGGAGGGTGATTTGGGTCGCAAACCGAGAGAATCCCCTGAATGATTCTTCAGGAGTCCTAAAGCTCACTCCTCAGGGTGTACTCACTCTCCTGAACCACAACAATGGGGTCGTTTGGTCCTCCAACGTGTCAAGATCTGCCCAGAATCCGATTGCGCAGCTTTTGGATTCCGCCAATTTCGTCATAAAAGAAGGAAACGACAATGACTTGGGTGATGCAATTTGGCAGAGTTTTGATCACCCTTGTGATTCGTTTCTGGCTGGCATGAAGTTTGGTATAGATCGAGCAAAAGGTCTGGACCGGTACCTGACCTCGTGGAAAAGCGTGGACGACCCTTCACTTGGTGATTTCACATATAGGCTCGATTCTTCGGGATATCCGCAGCTGATCGTGAGAAACAGATCGGTAGTGCAGTTCAGGTCAGGACCTTGGAACGGCCTTCGGTTTAGCGGGTTCCCTCAGTTGAGCCTGAATCCTGTTTATAGCTTTGGCTTCGTCTTCAACCAAAACGAAATTTACTATTACTTCAATATTCTGAACAGTTCCGTCCCATCGATGCTCGTTTTAAACGAGAATGGGATTGCTCAGCACTTCAGTTGGGTAGATCGGACACACGATTGGATACTGTATTCGTCTGCTCAAACGGACGACTGTGACACTTATGCATTATGCGGAGGGAATGGGAACTGTGACATTGCTAGCTCTCCAAAATGCGTGTGCTTAACAGGCTTCATGCCCAAATACCCGAGCGCCTGGGAATTCGGGGATTGGTCAAACGGTTGTGTCCGGAGGACGGAACTGGATTGCCTGGGAGGAGACAAGTTTCTGAAGTACACCGAAGTGAAGTTGCCCGACACCAGGCAATCGTGGTTCAACGTGAGTATGAACCTTCAAGAATGCGAGCAGACATGCTTGAGGAACTGCTCGTGCACGGCTTATTCAAACTTGGATATTAGAGGGCAAGGAAGCGGATGCTTGCTTTGGTTCGGTGACCTGATGGATATTAGACAGTTCAATGAGAACGGCCAGGATATTTACGTAAGGATGGCCGCATCAGAAGTCG GACAAATCTTTAGATGCTGCCATCAAAACCATGGTGAAGATCTAGACTTACCTATGTTCGACCTGACAACCATAGTGAACGCTACGAATAACTTCTCTGAAGACAACAAACTCGGAGAGGGAGGTTTTGGAGCTGTCTATAAG GGTGTTCTGAGGAATGGCCAAGAAATTGCTGTGAAGAGGCTGTCGGAAAACTCTAGGCAGGGACAGGATGAGTTCAAAAACGAAGTCGTCTACATCGCCAAACTTCAACACCGAAACCTCGTCAAGATTCTGGGATGCTGCGTTCAAGTAGATGAAATGATGTTGATCTATGAGTTCTTGCCCAACCGGAGCTTGGATTGTTTCATTTTTG ATCAAGAGAAGGGTGTTTTACTGGATTGGCCTAGGCGCTTCTCTATCATCAACGGCATAGCCTCAGGGCTCCTATACCTTCACCGAGACTCAAGATTAAGAATAATTCATCGAGATCTGAAAGCTGAAAACATCCTGCTCGACAACGAAATGAATCCAAAGATATCAGACTTTGGTTTGGCGAGGAGTTTCGGAGGTAATGATAGCGAAGCGAATACAAAGAGAGTGGTGGGAACGTA CGGTTACATATCACCAGAGTATGCTATCCATGGGTTATATTCGATAAAATCGGATGTATTCAGTTTTGGTGTCGTAGTGCTGGAAATCGTGAGTGGGCAAAGAAATCGAGGCTTTAATCATCCTGACAACCATTTAAGCCTTCTCGGATTT GCCTGGACACTGTTCAGAGATCGAAAGCCTATGAAGCTGGTTGATCCATCGATCACATCCACATTCAATCCTGCGGAAGTTTTACGATCGATCCATATGGCTCTGTTGTGCGTCCAACAAAATTCGAGAGATAGGCCGGAGATGTCGTCCGTGGTTATGATGCTGGGCAGTGAGAGCGCATTGCCTCATCCTAAACAGCCCGGTTTTTTCAGCGAGGAGTCCGTATCGGAAGCCAGTTCTTCAAGCGGTGGCAAGCACCAACAATATTCAGCCAACGAAATGACTATTTCAGATGTACAGCCTCAGTGA